From a single Prionailurus bengalensis isolate Pbe53 chromosome A1, Fcat_Pben_1.1_paternal_pri, whole genome shotgun sequence genomic region:
- the LOC122478867 gene encoding collagen alpha-1(I) chain-like, with protein sequence MPTQDPRTQCAGDAEEHGGGWPWAVCVRRGVSPVSRAREIQCRPDPEAPALWGPPSVLHMGTCRAAARTRQSELSRGSGGDSGWGFRLIGREETQGRPRSVRLCRTKRCRQPSYPPGCNAHGVDQSGPAGLGLGGLPWQGGERRLAGSGGSLDHQAPSWPLTTYLHSSKRGKICGGKKPIDAQALRKKVSSVTCDPAARAILSSLLLYITDLQDRPPGPPPTRGSEHRESRVSRAQDTQDAHRRPTCFQLLQAKFMGTGREPRLKKTREVGRLIFKDKQGPSRSLVTATINKLLDKAREGTGRTGQDGELLCNEKSRHGLPTGGKGTVKNILKIFLAAEEKNVCEKPEAARGPLPKPASKKGSVLSRLRAKFEQSGCLCSEASVLPLRTEGRKKGLRRRKTHRPEARVLCTATMASTCIRTPLARFLACTAEPVLAFNIATVVCSPRSWLSHCAKIGHSDRVRVSSAGDAASRENKTVGWGQPGGHPEQPPAPSATAPGDSLEAGFLGMGPKPVSKPDPASASHRGEALPGCEPRVAPLKPASPWHAGAAREDRMGDPPAGDSAQYTWGPGGARAGLWPGPPRAQAGVAPEVALTVCSSEDETEVATPGSERDPLFAVQQTFPEQKVAGRVPPLAVPAVQALRRAQPAAEPPQITVRRPLVHEMPPPAALPKAPGGGDKGSSLRSGGDVGTGRGAGGGGGMNGGGGMGGGESGDGGRGSEATRAASAGRSGSAGPRQGSLETLSVSPERGAASVGRDLSAAGPQQSPTRGKENTRSAAARNALWLRHPEGAAGQDAPEPACQKHPSPAAGDGHARGEDAPSHHPTASENQWGGDGHWAPGRGGTKSESAASAHENGLREQEPGGPPRRGSARSGLRAAGSSSTGLGGDRPTSLNERPKPSTEVPGAAESHTAAAPGSAPSPVNVVAGQRKPVREAESRPPSPHCSPAAEARAPAASHPLGSVPVVSWRHHGLRATGSGACGGSGGTPEARAAALPEAGVPLGTRAAAESEASTGAGGRGATARHGSLCGGDLSTVPGWSHPTTQGSAGVGPPQNQPSKEDKCILPEKQVPPSAEASWAAAEGQRAGQVSPKCPDLQAHLPPASLLRSGVPKGVEDRGTHQPLAGLGALEERAAGPMRLGGPLEKGVALRGREPVSCAAEEGQKRPWGVQVGSGPDMGATKMETGQHPKKGLECLQGQQAWRAESPRLGYSAQAGRMVSHSSVGPPKISSEAVATTDPSRMSQGPGPRGGQGGPGTPHRVGERPWPSGPEPAQGSVVPAPRAPAQEGPSHTPAAGRGAVEHEHHRRLARFAKYRAQSFSDQRSFDLSFRPTAIRASDTFELPK encoded by the exons ATGCCGACGCAGGATCCACGCACGCAGTGTGCTGGCGATGCAGAGGAACATGGGGGCGGATGGCCGTGGGctgtgtgtgtgaggaggggTGTCAGCCCTGTGTCACGTGCCCGGGAGATCCAGTGTCGGCCGGACCCTGAGGCCCCTGCACTGTGGGGCCCCCCGAGCGTCCTCCACATGGGTACCTGCAGGGCGGCAGCGAGAACCAGGCAGAGCGAGCTAAGCCGGGGCAGTGGCGGGGACAGTGGCTGGGGCTTCAGGCTGATCGGCCGTGAAGAGACCCAGGGCCGCCCGAGGTCGGTGCGCCTCTGCCGAACTAAAAGGTGCCGCCAACCGAGCTACCCGCCAGGCTGCAATGCCCACGGCGTGGATCAGAGCGGCCCGGCGGGTCTGGGACTCGGGGGACTGCCTTGGCAAGGCGGGGAGAGGAGGCTCGCGGGCTCTGGAGGAAGCCTGGACCACCAAGCCCCAAGCTGGCCTCTGACAACCTACCTCCACAG CTCCAAGCGAGGCAAGATTTGTGGTGGTAAGAAGCCCATTGATGCCCAAGCCCTGAGAAAGAAGGTCAGCAGTGTGACGTGTGACCCTGCAGCCCGTGCCATCCTCAGCAGTCTGCTGCTCTACATCACTGACCTCCAGGACAGGCCCCCAGGGCCTCCTCCTACCCGGGGGTCAGAGCACAGGGAGAGCAGGGTCAGCCGCGCTCAGGATACTCAGGATGCCCACCGGCGGCCCACATGCTTTCAGTTGCTGCAGGCCAAGTTCATGGGCACTGGCCGAGAGCCCCGCCTCAAGAAGACccgggaggtggggaggctgaTCTTCAAGGACAAGCAGGGCCCCAGCAGGAGCTTGGTCACCGCCACCATCAACAAACTTCTGGACAAGGCCCGGGAGGGAACCGGCCGCACGGGGCAGGATGGGGAGCTGCTGTGCAACGAGAAGTCCCGGCATGGCCTCCCCACCGGGGGAAAGGGCACCGTGAAGAACATTCTGAAGATATTCTTGGCGGCAGAGGAGAAAAACGTGTGTGAGAAGCCGGAAGCTGCCAGAGGGCCCCTGCCAAAGCCGGCCAGCAAGAAGGGCTCTGTCCTGTCCAGGCTGCGGGCGAAGTTTGAGCAAAGCGGCTGTCTCTGCTCCGAGGCCAGCGTGCTGCCGCTCCGCacggaggggaggaagaagggcctGCGCAGGAGGAAGACGCACCGACCGGAGGCCCGTGTGCTCTGCACAGCCACCATGGCCAGCACCTGCATCCGGACGCCACTAGCCCGCTTCCTGGCCTGCACCGCTGAGCCCGTGCTGGCCTTCAACATTGCCACGGTCGTCTGCAGCCCCAGGAGCTGGCTGTCCCACTGCGCCAAAATCGGCCACTCGGACCGGGTGCGCGTGTCCAGCGCAGGGGATGCGGCATCCAGGGAGAATAAAACAGTGGGATGGGGGCAGCCTGGTGGGCACCCCGAACAGCCCCCAGCACCCAGTGCCACGGCTCCTGGGGACAGTCTGGAAGCCGGGTTCCTGGGTATGGGGCCCAAGCCTGTTTCCAAACCAGACCCCGCTTCTGCCTCCCACAGGGGTGAGGCCCTTCCTGGCTGTGAGCCCAGGGTGGCCCCACTCAAACCAGCCAGCCCTTGGCATGCTGGGGCAGCAAGAGAGGACAGGATGGGGGACCCTCCCGCAGGGGACTCTGCACAGTACACCTGGGGGCCGGGGGGAGCCAGGGCGGGCCTGTGGCCTGGGCCCCCGAGGGCGCAAGCAGGGGTGGCCCCCGAGGTGGCCCTGACAGTTTGCAGTTCTGAGGATGAAACAGAAGTAGCGACCCCAGGCTCGGAGCGAGATCCCCTGTTCGCCGTGCAGCAGACTTTCCCGGAACAGAAGGTAGCGGGACGTGTCCCGCCACTTGCGGTGCCCGCGGTTCAGGCCCTGCGGCGCGCACAGCCGGCCGCCGAGCCTCCCCAGATAACAGTCAGGCGGCCGCTCGTGCACGAAATGCCGCCTCCCGCCGCGCTGCCAAAGGCACCAGGTGGTGGAGACAAGGGTTCTAGTCTTCGGAGCGGTGGGGATGTGGGTACGGGCaggggtgcgggtgggggaggaggcatgaatgggggtgggggcatgggcgGCGGAGAGAGCGGGGACGGGGGCCGAG GCAGCGAGGCCACCAGAGCAGCCAGCGCCGGCCGCAGCGGGTCGGCGGGGCCACGGCAGGGCTCCCTGGAAACCCTGAGTGTCTCGCCTGAAAGGGGCGCCGCCAGCGTGGGTCGGGACCTGTCAGCGGCTGGTCCGCAGCAAAGTCCCACGCGGGGAAAGGAAAACACGCGCAGCGCTGCGGCCCGAAACGCGCTTTGGCTCCGGCATCCTGAGGGAGCGGCGGGGCAGGACGCGCCTGAGCCCGCCTGCCAGAAGCATCCGTCGCCAGCAGCAGGTGACGGGCACGCCCGTGGCGAGGACGCCCCATCGCATCATCCCACGGCCTCGGAGAATCAGTGGGGAGGGGACGGCCACTGGGCCCCCGGCCGCGGCGGGACTAAGTCCGAAAGCGCGGCCTCCGCGCACGAGAACGGCCTGCGCGAGCAAGAGCCCGGAGGGCCGCCACGGAGGGGCTCAGCCCGGTCCGGCCTGCGGGCCGCAGGGAGCTCCAGCACCGGCCTGGGTGGGGACAGACCCACCTCCCTCAATGAACGCCCCAAACCGAGTACCGAGGTCCCAGGGGCCGCGGAGAGTCACACCGCGGCAGCGCCCGGTAGCGCCCCGAGCCCGGTAAACGTCGTGGCTGGACAGCGGAAGCCTGTGCGGGAGGCAGAGAGCCGACCCCCGTCACCGCACTGCAGCCCCGCAGCAGAGGCTCGTGCCCCGGCCGCCAGCCACCCGCTCGGTTCCGTGCCAGTCGTGTCCTGGAGGCACCACGGGCTCCGAGCAACCGGGAGCGGTGCCTGTGGAGGCTCGGGGGGGACCCCTGAGGCTCGGGCCGCGGCCCTGCCGGAGGCGGGGGTCCCCTTGGGCACGCGCGCTGCGGCGGAGAGCGAAGCTAgcacaggggcagggggcagaggtgcCACAGCCAGACACGGGAGCCTATGCGGGGGCGACCTGTCCACAGTTCCAGGCTGGTCTCACCCCACGACCCAGGGCAGTGCTGGCGTGGGGCCTCCCCAGAACCAACCGAGCAAGGAAGACAAGTGCATCCTGCCTGAAAAGCAGGTGCCTCCCAGTGCGGAGGCTTCTTGGGCGGCAGCAGAAGGGCAGCGGGCAGGCCAGGTGTCCCCAAAGTGCCCAGACCTCCAGGCGCACCTGCCGCCTGCATCCCTCCTAAGGTCTGGCGTCCCAAAGGGAGTGGAGGACAGGGGCACACATCAACCTCTGGCAGGCCTGGGGGCACTGGAGGAGAGGGCCGCAGGGCCCATGAGGCTCGGTGGTCCCCTGGAGAAGGGGGTAGCTCTCCGGGGTCGGGAGCCTGTGTCATGTGCTGCTGAAGAGGGTCAGAAACGGCCCTGGGGGGTCCAGGTGGGCAGTGGTCCGGACATGGGGGCCACCAAGATGGAGACTGGTCAACACCCCAAGAAGGGCCTAGAATGTTTGCAGGGGCAGCAGGCTTGGCGTGCAGAGAGCCCCCGTTTGGGATACAGTGCCCAGGCTGGCAGGATGGTGTCCCACAGCTCGGTGGGCCCCCCCAAAATCTCCTCAGAAGCAGTGGCCACTACAGATCCAAGCAGGATGTCCCAGGGACCGGGCCCCAGGGGCGGCCAGGGAGGGCCTGGAACACCACACCGGGTGGGAGAAAGGCCGTGGCCCTCCGGCCCCGAGCCAGCGCAGGGCTCCGTGGTGCCCGCTCCCCGTGCCCCAGCCCAGGAGGGGCCCTCACACACCCCTGCGGCAGGGAGAGGTGCGGTGGAGCATGAGCACCACAGAAGGCTGGCACGCTTCGCAAAGTATAGAGCCCAGAGCTTCAGCGACCAGAGGTCCTTCGATCTGTCCTTCAGACCCACAGCCATCAGGGCCAGCGACACGTTTGAGCTTCCGAAGTGA